The following proteins are co-located in the Paludibaculum fermentans genome:
- a CDS encoding PEP-CTERM sorting domain-containing protein, which translates to MIGQATWYGIYLDSALANGTPNTSSWQVSFYADAAGVPGAQLSNTTLNLADVTVQNLGTGFFGAEAVTVYQFSANLSPFAATAATTYWFSPWSNGPTFFNLLGLVAGTGGDNATYQESLSAGSVSGTFVRGSDRAFSLAEVPEPSTNLLILSGIGVLALLRRRRA; encoded by the coding sequence GTGATAGGCCAGGCAACCTGGTATGGCATCTACCTCGATTCTGCCCTCGCAAACGGAACTCCGAATACATCCTCCTGGCAGGTGTCGTTTTACGCCGACGCTGCCGGAGTACCTGGAGCACAGCTTTCCAACACCACGCTGAATCTGGCTGACGTGACGGTGCAGAATCTCGGGACCGGGTTTTTCGGAGCGGAAGCCGTCACCGTTTACCAATTCTCGGCGAACCTTTCTCCGTTCGCCGCTACCGCGGCCACTACTTACTGGTTCTCCCCGTGGAGCAACGGGCCCACCTTCTTTAACCTCCTTGGGTTGGTGGCCGGAACCGGCGGGGACAACGCAACTTACCAGGAAAGCTTGAGCGCCGGCAGCGTGTCGGGCACATTCGTCCGCGGCAGCGACAGGGCTTTCTCCCTGGCGGAAGTCCCCGAGCCCTCCACCAACCTGCTGATCCTCTCCGGCATCGGCGTCCTGGCTCTTCTCCGCCGCCGTCGCGCGTAG
- a CDS encoding DinB family protein, whose product MGHQDNSSLRAHLDNLLRMEGAHLSFEDALADFPSALRGVKPPGAPHSAWELLEHLRLAQEDILDFSRNPAYVDRTFPDDYWPASAEPPSDEAWQRSVSQFQQDLAEMRALIADAAHDLYAPLPHGTGQTLLREALLVADHNSYHLGQLVFLRKLLEG is encoded by the coding sequence ATGGGCCACCAGGACAATTCCTCCCTCCGCGCGCATCTCGACAACCTGCTGCGAATGGAAGGCGCGCACCTCTCCTTCGAGGACGCGTTGGCTGACTTTCCCTCGGCCCTGCGCGGGGTAAAGCCGCCAGGTGCACCTCATTCGGCCTGGGAACTGCTCGAGCATTTACGCCTCGCGCAGGAAGATATTCTCGACTTCAGCCGCAATCCCGCGTATGTCGACAGGACGTTCCCCGATGACTATTGGCCGGCGAGCGCGGAACCACCCAGCGACGAGGCGTGGCAGCGATCGGTAAGCCAGTTTCAGCAGGACCTGGCGGAGATGCGCGCGCTCATAGCGGATGCCGCGCACGACCTCTACGCACCTTTGCCCCACGGCACAGGCCAGACCCTGCTGCGGGAAGCCTTGCTGGTGGCGGACCACAACTCATACCACCTGGGACAACTGGTCTTTCTCCGCAAATTACTGGAAGGCTGA
- a CDS encoding alcohol dehydrogenase, protein MKARYVEVQNAGGPLTVVSREVPDPAAREVRVRVQACGVCHSDALTVGGLLPTIKYPRVPGHEIVGVVDAVGPDVPQWSIGQRVGIGWYGGHCGRCEPCRRGDHVACQNASIPGLTYDGGYADYVVAPAEALAAIPDSLASAEAAPLLCAGITTFNSLRNTGARPPDTVAILGMGGLGHLGVQFAAKMGFNTVAIARGADKEKFARELGARHYIDSTTSDVSAALQKLGGARVILATVTDADAMSAAMGGLGYKGEFVILGVPGKPVQASVLGLVLQRQSIRGWPSGTSIDSEDTLKFSEISGVLPLIEKYPLEKASAAYDRMMSGKARFRVVLETGS, encoded by the coding sequence ATGAAAGCAAGATACGTAGAGGTGCAGAATGCTGGCGGGCCCCTCACCGTAGTCAGCCGGGAAGTGCCGGATCCGGCGGCCCGCGAGGTGAGGGTGCGCGTCCAGGCGTGTGGCGTCTGTCACAGCGATGCCCTGACGGTCGGCGGCCTGCTGCCCACGATCAAATACCCTCGCGTGCCCGGCCACGAGATCGTGGGTGTCGTCGACGCCGTTGGCCCGGACGTGCCCCAGTGGAGCATCGGTCAACGCGTCGGCATCGGCTGGTATGGCGGCCATTGCGGACGCTGTGAACCCTGCCGGCGCGGCGACCATGTCGCCTGCCAGAATGCCTCGATCCCGGGCCTCACCTACGACGGCGGCTATGCCGACTATGTTGTAGCGCCCGCCGAAGCGCTCGCGGCGATCCCCGATTCCCTGGCCAGCGCCGAGGCTGCCCCGCTGCTCTGTGCGGGCATCACAACCTTCAATTCACTGCGCAACACCGGAGCGCGGCCTCCTGATACCGTCGCCATCCTGGGCATGGGCGGCTTGGGCCACCTGGGTGTCCAGTTCGCCGCGAAGATGGGCTTCAACACCGTCGCCATTGCCCGCGGAGCGGACAAAGAGAAGTTCGCTCGCGAATTGGGCGCGCGTCACTACATCGACAGCACTACCTCCGATGTGTCCGCGGCCCTCCAGAAACTCGGGGGCGCCCGCGTGATTCTGGCTACGGTGACCGACGCCGATGCCATGTCCGCCGCGATGGGCGGCCTCGGGTACAAGGGTGAATTTGTGATCCTCGGCGTGCCCGGCAAGCCGGTCCAGGCCTCTGTGCTCGGTCTCGTCCTGCAGCGCCAGTCGATTCGCGGTTGGCCCAGCGGCACGTCCATCGACTCTGAAGACACGCTCAAGTTCAGTGAGATTAGCGGCGTGCTGCCGTTGATCGAAAAGTATCCGCTGGAGAAGGCCTCGGCGGCCTACGACCGCATGATGAGCGGCAAGGCGCGCTTCCGGGTCGTCCTGGAAACCGGCTCCTGA
- a CDS encoding tetratricopeptide repeat protein: MTWSSLLLSTILLGSAVLSAQHAHPAAPPGEKPVELLGHLGPYSHRIATANSDAQKFFDQGLNLMYGFNRYEALRSFRKAAELDPRAPMPLWGIAMALGPHINMDMDADTNLKDGCAALSTAATLAASPYEKDYLSAAASRCPDYEPDRAIDAFRKLHEQYPDDPDAAALYAESVMVKFRWNWWRADGTPADGMARAVEVLEQVMRRNPNHPGANHFYIHAVEMSPSPERAVPSAQRLMAIMPAAGHMVHMPGHIWVILGEWETAADVNERAAQVDREYFARTGVQSGYLGYYLHNLHFIAYARGMQGSAQQAINAADLMVKESAPMVESMPEMLDAFAPYAIFMRLRFQRWDDLLTLPKPPAKLLATTALWHWARALSFSSKGDKPAAAREAALFQDARAKVPPQWPWMTSKSVKVLAMAEAILQARFAADAAAAIPQWRNAVELQDALNYDEPPPWYMPLRESLGAALLRSGDAAAAEAVFREGARRSVRNGRMLFGLMKSLEAQQKLEAAEFVRREYEREWKAPAPAIQLGQM; this comes from the coding sequence ATGACCTGGTCATCACTGCTTCTCTCCACCATCCTGCTCGGCTCCGCCGTACTCTCTGCCCAGCACGCCCATCCGGCCGCGCCTCCCGGCGAGAAACCGGTCGAACTCCTGGGCCACCTCGGACCGTACTCCCACCGCATTGCCACCGCCAATTCGGATGCCCAGAAGTTCTTCGACCAGGGTCTCAACCTGATGTACGGCTTCAACCGTTATGAGGCGCTGCGCTCCTTCCGCAAGGCCGCCGAACTCGACCCCCGGGCGCCCATGCCGCTGTGGGGCATCGCCATGGCCCTCGGCCCCCACATCAATATGGATATGGACGCCGACACCAATTTGAAGGATGGTTGCGCCGCACTCTCCACGGCCGCCACCCTGGCCGCCTCTCCTTACGAGAAAGACTATCTGTCCGCGGCGGCCAGCCGATGTCCGGACTACGAGCCCGACCGGGCGATCGATGCGTTCCGAAAACTGCACGAGCAGTACCCCGACGATCCCGACGCGGCTGCCCTCTACGCGGAGAGCGTCATGGTCAAATTCCGCTGGAATTGGTGGCGCGCCGATGGTACGCCGGCGGACGGAATGGCCCGGGCCGTCGAAGTGCTGGAGCAGGTGATGCGCCGCAACCCGAACCATCCTGGAGCGAATCACTTCTACATCCACGCGGTGGAGATGTCCCCTTCACCGGAGCGCGCCGTGCCCTCCGCCCAGCGCCTGATGGCCATCATGCCCGCCGCCGGCCACATGGTCCATATGCCCGGCCACATCTGGGTCATCCTCGGTGAATGGGAAACCGCGGCCGATGTGAACGAGCGTGCGGCCCAGGTCGACCGGGAATACTTCGCCCGCACCGGGGTCCAGAGCGGTTACCTCGGCTACTATCTCCACAACCTGCACTTCATTGCCTATGCCCGGGGCATGCAGGGGAGCGCCCAGCAGGCCATCAACGCCGCGGACCTGATGGTGAAGGAGTCCGCCCCCATGGTGGAATCCATGCCCGAGATGCTGGACGCGTTTGCGCCCTACGCCATCTTCATGCGGCTCCGTTTCCAGCGGTGGGACGACCTGCTGACACTCCCCAAGCCACCGGCGAAACTGCTGGCGACCACTGCGCTCTGGCACTGGGCCCGGGCTCTGTCCTTCTCAAGCAAGGGCGACAAGCCGGCAGCGGCCCGCGAAGCCGCGCTGTTCCAGGACGCACGCGCCAAGGTCCCGCCGCAGTGGCCCTGGATGACCAGCAAGTCTGTCAAAGTACTGGCGATGGCGGAGGCCATCCTGCAAGCCCGGTTCGCCGCGGACGCAGCCGCGGCCATCCCCCAATGGCGCAACGCGGTCGAACTGCAGGATGCCCTGAATTACGACGAGCCGCCCCCGTGGTACATGCCTCTCAGGGAATCGCTGGGCGCCGCCCTGCTGCGGTCAGGCGATGCGGCCGCAGCCGAAGCCGTCTTCCGGGAAGGCGCCCGCCGCTCCGTCCGCAACGGCCGCATGTTGTTCGGCCTGATGAAATCCCTGGAAGCCCAGCAGAAACTGGAAGCAGCCGAATTCGTCCGCCGCGAATACGAGCGCGAATGGAAAGCCCCGGCTCCGGCCATCCAACTGGGGCAGATGTAG
- a CDS encoding MarR family winged helix-turn-helix transcriptional regulator, whose product MARTETGKADSKVKRQARTLQACLAKLLEPPMELLDGHPLPDVELSPREIRVLFLLGERGEMIMTDLAAALPAPLSTVTRIIDRMETKELVQRARSTEDRRIVVVQQAPKGRLMHDRFLSSQLQVAERMLEPLSNGEREILLELLGKLSRQI is encoded by the coding sequence GTGGCACGAACTGAGACAGGGAAGGCCGACTCCAAGGTAAAGCGTCAGGCGCGGACATTACAAGCCTGCCTGGCGAAGCTGTTGGAGCCTCCGATGGAGCTATTGGACGGCCACCCGCTGCCGGATGTCGAGCTGTCGCCTAGGGAAATCAGAGTCCTGTTTCTGCTCGGGGAGCGGGGCGAGATGATCATGACCGATCTCGCGGCTGCCTTGCCGGCCCCGCTGAGCACGGTTACCAGGATCATCGACCGCATGGAAACCAAGGAGTTAGTCCAAAGGGCCCGTTCGACAGAAGACCGGCGCATCGTGGTCGTCCAGCAGGCCCCCAAGGGCAGACTGATGCACGATCGTTTCCTGAGCTCGCAGCTACAGGTAGCGGAACGGATGCTCGAGCCCCTGAGCAACGGCGAGCGTGAGATCCTCCTCGAGCTGCTGGGCAAGCTCAGCCGCCAGATCTAG
- a CDS encoding ABC transporter permease, translating to MRRIALHMLMGDTGKYFGIVAGVMFASLLLVQQLAMFAGIMQQMYSGISAVNADIWVMDQKVRYIDDSQPMTDGQLGRVRSVEGVAWAVQLYKGSVQAKLEDGTNVGVALYGLDDTTFIGGPARMVEGKLSDLRQGEAVVVDVMSAMDKLAHVNKDGTKTPLKAGETLELNDHRVIVAGFCEVERGFQSMPVVYTTYNRALSIVPAQRKNLSYILAAPQRGQSAEAVAARVGRVTGLAAYTSDQFIAKTLNYFITETSIVINFGLSAFIAFLIGTLIAGQTFYNFTMDNLRHFGALKAMGAGNGTLLSMILMQAALVGALGFGTGTGLACLMGLAMQDSMISFTLPWYVLVATGVVVVGIVTIAAAVSLRKVIRLEPGIVFRG from the coding sequence ATGAGAAGAATCGCGCTGCATATGTTGATGGGCGACACCGGAAAGTACTTCGGCATCGTCGCCGGCGTGATGTTCGCATCCCTCCTGCTGGTTCAACAACTGGCCATGTTCGCCGGCATCATGCAGCAGATGTATTCGGGCATCAGCGCCGTGAACGCGGACATCTGGGTGATGGACCAGAAGGTGCGTTACATCGATGACTCCCAACCGATGACGGATGGTCAGTTGGGGCGGGTGCGTAGCGTCGAGGGCGTTGCCTGGGCCGTCCAGTTATACAAGGGCAGCGTTCAGGCAAAGCTGGAGGACGGAACGAACGTCGGTGTGGCGTTGTACGGACTCGACGATACGACATTCATTGGCGGTCCTGCGCGCATGGTCGAAGGCAAACTGAGTGACCTCCGGCAGGGCGAGGCAGTGGTTGTCGATGTGATGAGCGCAATGGACAAGCTAGCTCATGTCAACAAAGATGGCACGAAGACGCCGCTGAAAGCCGGAGAGACGCTCGAACTCAACGATCACCGGGTAATCGTGGCCGGTTTCTGCGAGGTGGAGCGCGGCTTCCAATCGATGCCTGTCGTTTACACGACCTACAACCGGGCGTTGTCCATTGTGCCGGCGCAGCGGAAGAACCTGTCCTATATATTGGCGGCGCCTCAAAGAGGACAGTCGGCCGAGGCGGTGGCAGCACGGGTGGGCCGCGTGACTGGACTGGCCGCCTACACCTCCGACCAGTTCATTGCCAAGACCCTGAACTACTTCATCACCGAAACCAGCATTGTGATCAATTTCGGACTGTCGGCATTCATCGCCTTCCTGATCGGAACGCTCATCGCCGGGCAGACCTTTTACAACTTCACGATGGACAATCTTCGCCACTTTGGCGCGTTGAAGGCCATGGGCGCGGGTAACGGCACTCTGCTCTCAATGATCCTGATGCAGGCGGCACTGGTGGGCGCGCTCGGATTCGGGACCGGCACGGGGCTTGCGTGCCTGATGGGGCTGGCAATGCAGGACAGCATGATCAGCTTCACACTGCCCTGGTACGTGCTGGTAGCAACCGGAGTTGTGGTTGTCGGAATCGTGACGATTGCCGCGGCCGTGAGTTTGAGGAAGGTGATCCGGCTGGAGCCGGGCATCGTGTTCAGAGGCTAG
- a CDS encoding ABC transporter ATP-binding protein, with product METNGENAVMCRGLKKVFGAGTAEVQALRGVDLDVRQGEVMMLVGPSGCGKTTLISTVAGVLDPSEGECLVFGRNLNALSDRKRTRYRGEHIGFVFQQFNLIGSLSLRENVAIPLLLNGAGYGEALRKADEALKKVELGDRTDARPASLSGGQQQRVAIARAIVHGPNLIVCDEPTSALDHITGQHVVELLRSVATGEGRALIIVTHDSRIYRYADRIAQMDDGRVQRVFNSHQEFLASERVQ from the coding sequence ATGGAAACAAATGGCGAAAATGCGGTGATGTGCCGCGGGCTAAAGAAGGTATTCGGCGCCGGAACCGCCGAAGTGCAGGCGTTGCGCGGAGTCGACCTTGACGTGCGGCAGGGTGAGGTAATGATGCTGGTTGGTCCGTCGGGCTGCGGCAAGACGACGTTGATCTCGACGGTGGCGGGCGTCCTGGATCCGAGCGAAGGCGAGTGCCTCGTGTTCGGGAGGAACCTCAACGCCCTGAGTGACCGCAAACGCACGCGTTACCGGGGCGAACACATCGGATTTGTGTTCCAGCAGTTCAACCTGATCGGATCCTTGTCGCTGCGTGAAAACGTCGCCATCCCCCTGCTGCTGAACGGTGCCGGATATGGGGAGGCTCTGCGCAAAGCGGACGAAGCACTCAAGAAAGTGGAGTTGGGCGACCGCACGGACGCCCGGCCGGCGAGCCTGTCCGGCGGACAGCAACAGCGGGTGGCCATCGCGCGGGCGATCGTCCATGGTCCCAACCTGATCGTTTGCGACGAGCCGACCAGCGCGTTGGACCACATCACCGGACAGCATGTCGTGGAACTGCTGCGGTCAGTGGCAACGGGCGAAGGGCGGGCGCTCATCATTGTGACGCATGACAGCCGCATTTATCGGTATGCCGATCGCATCGCGCAGATGGACGATGGCAGGGTCCAGAGGGTTTTCAACTCACACCAGGAGTTTCTGGCGTCGGAGAGGGTTCAATGA
- a CDS encoding HlyD family secretion protein, which translates to MIRKYALPVLALAGLALGLFMVRATSKPPMKAKPVAEPSQAPFPAYVSGAGLIEASTENVKVGSSSGGLVARVFVKVGDAVRKGQPLWQLDEGPKRAEIARYQAAVESAAATLEKLRAGNRQEEITKQEQQVAQSKAQLDDARTQLALRESAYGDDNRAVSLDEVNQARNAVRQREAASAYQQAELDRLKRGTWAPEIRVQQAAVEQARAQVMQAQEELERLTVRSPLDGEVMQLKIHAGEYAPAGQTDDALMLVGNNVVLNVRVDVDEQDAWRVERGQPAAAYPRGRADLKVPLTFVRVEPYVVPKKSLTGAATERVDTRVLQVVYSLRQPEAFRLYAGQQMDVYIQAKPLPDPGARQSQSNGPVTGGRP; encoded by the coding sequence ATGATTCGCAAATATGCACTTCCGGTTTTGGCCTTGGCAGGGCTGGCCCTGGGCCTGTTCATGGTCAGGGCGACGTCCAAGCCGCCCATGAAGGCGAAGCCCGTGGCCGAGCCGTCCCAGGCACCGTTTCCAGCTTACGTGTCGGGCGCCGGCCTCATCGAGGCATCGACTGAAAACGTCAAGGTGGGCAGTTCGAGCGGCGGCCTGGTGGCGCGGGTGTTTGTGAAAGTCGGCGACGCCGTTCGCAAGGGCCAACCCCTGTGGCAACTGGACGAGGGGCCTAAGCGGGCTGAGATCGCGCGCTACCAGGCGGCGGTGGAATCGGCCGCGGCGACGCTCGAGAAGTTGCGCGCGGGCAATCGTCAGGAAGAGATCACCAAGCAGGAGCAACAGGTGGCGCAGAGCAAGGCTCAACTGGACGACGCCCGCACTCAGTTGGCACTACGAGAGTCTGCCTATGGAGATGACAACCGCGCCGTCAGCCTGGATGAAGTGAATCAGGCACGGAACGCGGTGAGGCAGCGCGAGGCGGCATCCGCTTACCAGCAGGCGGAATTGGATCGGTTGAAGAGAGGCACATGGGCCCCCGAGATCCGTGTGCAGCAGGCTGCGGTGGAGCAGGCCCGTGCGCAGGTGATGCAAGCCCAGGAGGAGTTGGAGCGACTGACCGTACGGTCGCCGCTCGATGGGGAAGTGATGCAGTTGAAGATCCACGCCGGTGAGTACGCACCCGCCGGCCAGACCGACGATGCGCTAATGCTGGTGGGCAACAACGTCGTCCTGAATGTCCGGGTGGACGTAGATGAACAGGACGCGTGGCGTGTGGAACGCGGACAACCGGCGGCCGCCTATCCGCGCGGACGGGCGGATCTCAAGGTGCCGCTGACTTTTGTTCGTGTCGAGCCCTATGTGGTGCCCAAGAAATCGCTGACTGGCGCGGCGACTGAGCGCGTGGATACGCGCGTGTTGCAGGTGGTCTATTCGCTCCGGCAACCCGAGGCCTTCCGTCTGTATGCAGGACAGCAGATGGATGTGTACATCCAGGCAAAGCCGCTGCCCGACCCCGGCGCGCGGCAGTCGCAGAGCAATGGTCCAGTGACGGGAGGCAGGCCATGA
- a CDS encoding efflux transporter outer membrane subunit, with translation MTRRYAVPAVAALFLLAGCAVGPKYRAPVVKTPEAFSEMQGQKPAADVAALADWWRTFHDQKLSSLVERAIGSNLDVKVAKARLLEARATFKNTQASKRLPAGNANFNYSRSRTSSDNPQIPKLGGGTLIPTTYSSYQSYLDASYELDLFGGVRHQIEAASADAQSYEDSLRNTLVSAVAEVSRDYLQLRQYQEQLAVARRTEATRKDTLRITEVRYKAGLVTDLDVANAAASLSQTQASIPTLEASAAQMIHAISVLLGENPATLTPELNEAGGIPASPSEIPVGLPSDLLRRRPDIRQAERNLAAATARVGVQVASLFPSISLTAQYGGQTGDALHLANAAARFYTLGPQIKWGLLNYPATKANIRTYEARRDQQYLTYQKSVLTAFQDVENALTSHRADQQRLAALEQQVSQLQKAATLALNRYTHGLTNFLDVLDAQRSLNTAEDSVVQSRAAVNIDLVSVYKALGGGWEQNDPVADSRIGRRQDVSR, from the coding sequence ATGACGCGGCGGTATGCGGTTCCGGCGGTCGCGGCTCTCTTCCTGCTGGCGGGATGCGCCGTGGGACCGAAGTATCGCGCTCCCGTCGTGAAGACCCCGGAAGCATTCTCGGAGATGCAAGGGCAGAAGCCCGCGGCGGACGTGGCAGCACTGGCCGACTGGTGGCGGACGTTTCATGACCAGAAGCTCTCTTCGCTGGTTGAGCGCGCAATCGGCAGCAACCTCGATGTGAAGGTGGCGAAGGCGCGTCTGCTGGAGGCACGCGCAACATTCAAGAACACGCAGGCCAGCAAGCGACTGCCCGCCGGCAATGCGAACTTCAACTACTCGCGCAGCCGGACGAGCTCGGACAATCCGCAGATTCCGAAACTCGGCGGAGGGACGCTGATCCCCACGACGTACAGTTCTTACCAATCGTATCTGGACGCAAGCTATGAGCTGGACCTCTTTGGCGGCGTCAGGCACCAGATCGAGGCAGCAAGCGCGGACGCGCAATCGTATGAGGACAGCTTGCGCAACACGCTGGTAAGCGCCGTGGCCGAAGTCTCGAGGGACTATCTGCAGCTCCGCCAGTACCAGGAGCAACTGGCTGTGGCGCGGCGAACAGAAGCCACGCGCAAGGATACCCTGAGGATCACCGAAGTGCGCTACAAAGCCGGCCTGGTGACCGATCTGGACGTAGCCAATGCGGCGGCCAGCCTTTCGCAGACTCAGGCGTCGATTCCGACTCTGGAGGCGAGCGCTGCCCAGATGATCCACGCAATTTCTGTCCTCCTGGGCGAGAATCCGGCCACTCTCACACCCGAACTGAACGAGGCAGGCGGTATTCCAGCCTCACCGAGCGAGATCCCGGTGGGATTACCCTCGGACCTGTTACGCCGGCGTCCCGACATCCGGCAGGCAGAGCGGAACCTTGCCGCGGCCACTGCGAGAGTGGGCGTTCAGGTGGCAAGCCTCTTTCCGTCCATCAGCCTGACGGCGCAGTATGGAGGCCAGACGGGCGACGCCCTGCATCTCGCGAACGCGGCGGCCCGGTTCTACACACTAGGTCCCCAGATCAAGTGGGGGCTGCTCAACTACCCCGCGACCAAAGCCAACATCCGAACATACGAGGCCAGGCGCGACCAGCAGTATCTGACGTACCAAAAGTCAGTATTGACCGCGTTCCAGGATGTCGAGAATGCCCTTACCTCGCATCGGGCGGACCAGCAGCGGCTGGCCGCATTGGAGCAACAGGTGAGTCAGTTGCAAAAGGCGGCAACACTGGCGTTGAATCGCTATACGCACGGGCTCACGAACTTTCTCGATGTATTGGACGCGCAGCGCTCGTTAAACACCGCGGAGGATTCTGTGGTTCAGAGCAGGGCGGCGGTGAATATTGATCTCGTGTCTGTCTACAAGGCGCTTGGCGGAGGTTGGGAACAGAACGATCCCGTGGCCGACAGCCGGATTGGAAGGAGACAAGACGTCAGCCGATAA